The DNA sequence TAGGGCGCACCATGCACGAGATCATCAACTTGTTGCTAGAGCTGGATAAGCGGGGCATTAAGTTTGTATTCATACGCCAACCCGAACTCTCAAATTGCAACAACGCCACTTCTAAACTCTTGCTAGCCATTTACGCCTATCTAGCAGAAGCAGAAAGAGAGCTCATCAGCGAACGCACTAAGGCAGGACTACAAGCACTCAAAGCTAAGGGCAAAAAGCTAGGCTGGCAAAAAGGACGGCTACGCAAACACCCCCAATACGACCCACACCTAGACTACATCCGCGTGTTGCGCGCTAAAGGATTAGGCTACATGGCTATCTACAAGATGTTGGATGTGCCTACCAAAGGCGTGTATGG is a window from the Helicobacter sp. NHP19-012 genome containing:
- a CDS encoding recombinase family protein; the protein is MRRKVEKTASRVFAYIRVSTEKQDMHSQDHAIECYAQQHRLSIDEKIAIEISATKTQAKRRIEELKAKLQKGDLLIATEISRLGRTMHEIINLLLELDKRGIKFVFIRQPELSNCNNATSKLLLAIYAYLAEAERELISERTKAGLQALKAKGKKLGWQKGRLRKHPQYDPHLDYIRVLRAKGLGYMAIYKMLDVPTKGVYGGFLKWCKRRGV